GAACGCCAGCTTCAGCTTCGTGCCGACGCCGTCCGTGCCCGATACGAGCACCGGCTCCTTGTACTTCTTCGGCACTTCGAACAGCGCGCCGAACCCACCGATGCCGCCCAGCACGCCGTCGCGCAGCGTCTTCTTGGCAAAGGGCTTGATCGCGTCGACAAGGGCGTCGCCCGCGTCGATGTCCACGCCCGCGTCGCGATACGACAAACCTTGGGCCGAATCAGGGGAATTCGGGGCGGATTTCGGTTGATTCATGGGGGAGGAGCTCGAAGGTCGGTAAAATGCGATTTTACCCGATGCCGGCCGCACGGCTGGAATTTGAGACGCCGACACGACACCTGGGAAACCCGCTTTGCAGCAAAACAGTCCGATCCTCACGCCGTATCAGCGCCGCGCCTTTATCTGGCTTGCCATTGCGCTTGCCGTCGGCATTCTGCTGTGGCTGTTGAGCCCCGTGCTCACACCGTTCCTGCTCGGCGCGATCCTCGCCTATATCCTGCAGCCCGGCGTCGCATGGATGACCCGCCGACGCGTTCCGCGCGGCATCGCCGCGCTGCTGATGATCCTGTTCTTCGCCTTGATCGTCACGCTGCTGGGGCTGCTCGTGCTGGGCGTCATCCAGAAGGAAGTGCCGCAACTCAAGCAGCAGGTGCCCTCGTTCTTCTCGCATCTGCACGGCTGGCTGCAGCCCAAGCTGGCGTTGCTGGGTATCATCGATCCGCTCGATTTCGCGAGCATCCGCGACGTGGTGATGGGTCAGCTCGAAGGCAGCGCGCAGACGGTCGTGCTGTATGCGTGGACCTCGATCCGCACCAGTTCGAACGTGATGATCACGGTGGTCGGCAACGTCGTGATGGTGCCGCTCGTGCTGTTCTATCTGCTGTACGACTGGAACGCGATGCTCGCGCGTCTTCGCGGCTTCATCCCGCGCCGCTTTTTCGCGAAGACGATTCATCTCGCGCGCGACATGGATCACATGCTGTCGCAATATCTGCGCGGCCAGTTGCTCGTGATGGGCGTGCTCGCCGTCTTCTATGCGGCTGCGCTGTATATCGCCGGGTTCGAGATCGCGCTGCCCGTGGGCATCTTCACGGGGCTCGCCGTGTTCATTCCGTATATCGGCTTCGCGACGGGCCTCGCGCTCGCGCTCCTCGCCGCGCTGCTGCAATTCGGCGACTGGTACGGGTTCGGCGCCGTCGCGGTGATCTACGGCATCGGTCAGATACTCGAAAGTTTTTTCCTGACGCCGCGGCTGGTCGGAGAACGGATCGGCCTGCATCCGCTCGCAGTAATCTTCGCGCTGCTCGCGTTCGGCCAGTTGTTCGGCTTTTTCGGCGTGCTGCTCGCGCTGCCCGTCAGCGCGATACTGTCTGTCGCATTCCGCGAGTTGCGGCAGAGTTATCTGTCCAGTTCGCTTTACAAGAACTGATCGCTTATCGGTTCGCATATCGGTCATTAACGGCTTATCTATTGTGTCGCGCCAATTGACGCTCGATCTCGGCACCCCGCCGCCATCGACATTCGACAACTTCTTCGCCGGCGCCAATGCCGAGCTGGTCACGCGCCTGCGCGAGCTGGACGTGGCGCTCGCGGCCGGCCCGGTCGCGGACCGCACGTTCTACGTCTGGGGCGAGACGGGCAGCGGCCGCACGCATCTGCTGGAGGCGCTCGTGCATGAAGCGCCGCCGGGCCACGCGCGCTACGCCGGCCCGCAGAGCAGCCTCGCGGCTTTCGACTTCGACCCTGCCGTCGCGCTGTATGCGGTCGACGACTGTGACCGCCTGTCTGGCGCGCAGCAGATCGCGATGTTCAACCTGTTCAACGAAGTGCGCGCCCATCCGACCAGTGCGCTCGTCGCCGCGGGCAACGCCGCGCCGATGGGCCTCGATGTGCGTGAAGACCTGCGCACGCGGCTCGGCTGGGGCCTCGTGTTCCATGTCGCGCCGCTCGCCGACGATGGCAAGGCGGCCGTTCTGAAGCGCGCGGCGCGCGAGCGCGGCATCAATCTCGCCGACGACGTGCCCGCCTACCTGCTCACCCATTTCCGCCGCGACATGCCGAGCCTGATGGCATTGCTCGACGCACTCGACCGCTTTTCGCTCGAACAAAAGCGTGCCGTCACGCTGCCGCTTTTGCGTACGATGCTCGCATCGCCCGATGGCGCCAGCACTGCGGGCGGCACGGTCGACGCCCCGCGTCGCGCGGCTGCCCAGGCCTCATCATCCGCTTCAAGTAAAATAGTCCCCCATGGCTAACCTCGCTCTCTTCGACCTCGATCACACGCTCATCCCCACCGACAGCGACCACGAATGGGGCCGCTTCATGGTGAAACTCGGTATTGTCGAAGCCGAAAGTTTCGCGCGTGAAAACGATCGCTTCTTTGCCGACTACAAGGCCGGCAAGCTCGACATTCATGCCTATCTGGTCGCGATGCTGACGCCGCTGGCGAAATACCCGCGCTCGCAGCTCAAAACGTGGCACGACCAGTACATGCATGAGGTCATCAAACCCGCCATCGTGCCCGCCGCGATGGAACTGGTGCGCAAGCATCGCGACGCGGGCGACCTGTGCTGCATGGTCACCGCGACCAACGAATTCATCACCGCGCCGATCGCCGAAGTCTTCGGCGTCGAGAAGCTGATCGCGTGCGAAGTGGAGACCATCGACGGTCATCCCGCATCGGACTACACCGGCTACCCGAAAGGCACGCCGAGCTACCGTGAAGGCAAGATCGTGCGCACGGAAGAATGGCTCGCGTCGATCGGTAAAACATGGTCGGACTTCGAACGCAGCTATTTCTACAGCGATTCGCATAACGACATCCCGCTGCTCGAAAAGGTCACCGACCCGATCGCGACCAACCCGGACGACACGCTACGCGCGCATGCTCAGAAGCATGGCTGGCGCATCCTCGAACTCTTTCAACCCTCGTGATCAAGAAACTCATTCGCAAGCTGTTCGGACAGGACGCAGAGCCCGCTGACGAAGTCACGCCGCCCGCAGAAGCAGACGACTACGCCGTCCCGGAAGAGCGCGCGCACACCAGCCGCGCACCCCGTACGTCATCGAAAGGCGGCGCTGCATCGTCGAAGGGCGGTACGCGCCGCAAGCCGGCCTCAGCGGCCGTCCCCGAGCCGGACGCGCCCGTCATCATCTCGTCGGACATTCACGGCATCGACCCGTCGCTGATTTCGCGCAACGCGATCCGCGTGACGGAAGGTCTGCAACAGGGAGGGTTTCGCGCGTTCATCGTCGGCGGCGCCGTGCGCGATCTGCTGCTCGGCATCGCGCCGAAGGACTTCGACGTCGCCACGGACGCCACGCCCGAACAGGTGCAGAAGCTGTTCCGCCGCGCGCGCATCATCGGGCGGCGCTTCCAGATCGTGCACGTGCAGTTCGGCCAGGAAATCATCGAGACATCGACCTTCCGCGCGCTCGTGGACGCCCCGCCCGCTGACGCCGACGCGCCACCGCCGCGCCGCCTGAAGCGCGACGAACTGGACCGACGCACGCATGCCGTCGATGCAAGCGGCCGCGTGCTGCGCGACAACGTCTGGGGCGAGCAGCACGAAGACGCCACGCGCCGCGACTTCACCGTCAACGCGATGTACTACGATCCCGCGACGCAAACCGTGCTCGACTATCACAACGGCATGGCCGATGTGCGCGCACGCTTGCTTCGCATGATCGGCGATCCGGCAACGCGCTATCGCGAAGACCCGGTGCGCATGCTGCGTGTCGTGCGCTTCGCCGCGAAGCTCGATTTCGATATCGACGAAGCGACGCGCGCGCCCATCACCGAACTCGCCGACCTCATCAACAACGTGCCCGCCGCGCGTCTGTTCGACGAGATGCTCAAGCTGCTGCTGTCGGGCCATGCGCTCGCGTGCCTGCAGCGGCTGCGCAAGGAAGGCTTGCATCACGGTCTGTTGCCGCTGCTCGACGTCGTGCTCGAACAGCCGCATGGCGAGAAGTTCATCACGCTCGCGCTGAACAACACCGACGCGCGCGTGCGCGCCGGCAAGCCGGTGTCGCCGGGCTTCCTGTTCGCCACGCTGCTGTGGCACGACATGCAGCAACGCTGGCAGCAGTACGAGGCGAACGGCGAGTTCCCGGTGCCCGCGCTACATCGTGCGATGGACGACGTGCTCGACATGCAGACCGAGAAGCTCGCCATCCACAAGCGCTTCTCGTCGGATATGCGCGAGATCTGGGGCCTGCAGCATCGCCTCGAAAAGCGCTCGGGCCGCAGCGCGCTGAAGTTGCTGGAACACCAAAGATTTAGAGCGGGGTATGATTTCCTCCTGTTGCGCTGCGAATCGGGCGAACTGGATGAGTCGGTCGGTTCGTGGTGGACGGAGTTCATCGAAGGAGACATCGCCGCGCGCGAAGCACTGCTTGCGCAAGGCGGGAAGGACCGGGCGCCCAGAAAACGACGGCGGCGTAGCAACAGCCGAAACCGCAGCAAACAGGGCGACGGAATGGAGGGCGGCACGGCTTCAGGAAACCGCGCAGCAGACGATGCGAGCCACGACAGCCCGCATGAGGACTGACGCATTCCCGGCGCGCGCCGTCGAACGCAAGTTGCAGGAAGTTATGCCATGACGGTTGCCTATCTCGGCCTCGGCGCGAATCTCGGGGACGCGCGCCAGACCCTGAAAGACGCGGTGGTGTGTCTCGCACAACAGCACACCGTCACCGTGCTCGCAAAATCGAGCCTTTATAGAACGGCCCCAATCGACGCAGGCGGCGACGATTACCTTAATCTCGTCGTCAAGCTCGACACCACGCTGCCCGTTCGCCATCTGCTCGCGCTGTGTCACAAGATCGAGCATCATTTCGGCCGTGAGCGTCCCTTTCGCAACGCGCCGCGCACGCTCGATCTCGACATCCTGCTGTTTGGCGAGCACGCCATCGACGAACCGGATCTGATCGTCCCGCATCCGCGCATGACGGAGCGTGCGTTCGTGCTCGTGCCGCTCGTCGAAATCGAACCCGCGCTGATCATTCCGCAACGCGGCCGCGCCGATGCATTTCTTGCAGCCGTCGCCGATCAGCGCATCGAAAAAATGAAATCTCCTTGCCAGTGCGTCGCACCCAACCCGGCCGATGCGATCCGCACGGATGACACCAGGAACGATACGCCCAAGGGCGGCTGCCCATGAACTCCCTACCGATGTCCGCCCCGCCGCTCACCGTTACGGCGCCACACTTGCGTCCGCCGCACGGCTATCTGACGATCGAAGGGCCGATCGGCGTCGGCAAGACGTCGCTTGCGCGCCGGCTCGCGCAACGCTGGTCGATGCACGAGTTGTTCGAGCGTCCGCAGGACAACCCGTTTCTCGAGCGCTTCTATCGCGACACGTCGCGCTATGCACTGCCCGCACAGCTGAGCTTCGCGCTGCAGCGCGCGCAGCAGGTGCAGGACATCAGCGCGCTGCGCACATCAGGCACGCCGCTCATCACCGATTTCATGACGCAGAAGAACGACATCTTCGCGCGTCTGACGTTACAGGACGACGAGTACCCGCTGTATCGCGCGCTCGCGGCGAAGCTGGATGTGCCTGGTCCGTCGCCGGATCTGATCATCTATCTGCAGGCGAGTCCCGAAGTGCTGTTCTCGCGCATTCAGAAGCGCGCGGTGCCGATGGAACTGCAGATTTCGGATGCATACCTGCGCTCGCTGTGCGACGCGTACAACGACTTCTTCTATCACTACGACGGCGCGCCCGTTCTCACGGTGAGCGCCGAACACCTGAATCCGCTCGAATCCGACGCTGACCTTGCTTTGCTCGTCGAACGCATCGAAACGATGCGCGGGCGCAAGGAATTCTTTGTCAAAGGCGGCACGCTATAGCGTCTGGCTGTAGCGTGTTGCCGCGTTCCCAATGGATCACCCATGACCTACTTGCAGGAGACGAGCCGCAGCGCCGTCACCGTCCCGAAACTCCAGGCGATGCGCGAAGCCGGTGACAAGATCGTGATGCTCACGTGCTACGACGCGAGCTTCGCGGCGCTGCTCGATCGCGCGGGTGTCGATTCGCTGCTGATCGGCGATTCGCTCGGCAACGTGCTGCAAGGCCAGAGCACGACACTGCCCGTCACGATCGACGAAATCGCCTATCACACGACCTGTGTCGCGCGCGCGAAGCCGTCGGCGCTGATCGTCGCCGACATGCCGTTCGGCACCTATGGCACGCCCGCCGACGCGTTCACGAACGCGGTCAAGCTGATGCAGGCAGGCGCGCAGATGGTGAAGCTCGAAGGCGGCGAATGGCTCGCGGACACGGTGCGCTTTCTGGTCGAGCGCGCGGTGCCCGTGTGCGGACACGTCGGGCTCACGCCGCAATCGGTGCACGCGTTCGGCGGCTTCAAGGTGCAAGGCAAGACGGAAGCGGGCGCGGCCCAGTTGCTGCGCGATTCGCGCGCGATGCAGGACGCGGGCGCGCAACTGCTGGTAATGGAAGCGATGCCGACGCTGCTCGCCGCCGAAGTCACGAAACAGTTGCGCATTCCGACGATCGGCATCGGCGCGGGCGTCGAGTGTTCGGGTCAGGTGCTGGTGCTGCACGACATGCTGGGCATTTTCCCCGGCAAGCGCCCGCGTTTCGTGAAAGATTTCATGCAGGGGCAGCCGAGCATTCTCGCCGCCGTCGAAGCGTACGTGCGGGCCGTCAAGGACGGTACGTTCCCGGGCCCTGAGCACACGTTCTGATTGATTCCGGCGGCGCTTCGATGCGCCGCTTTTTCATTGTGAATATGTGCGGAGCCGCGCAAACACTTTAAGACCGGTCCGATTCGACCTGCAATCGGTGTCGCCTATCTTCGTTCTCCTTTCAACGCGCTCAGCGCGCGCCAACGGAGATACGAACATGAGCCCCTCCTGCCTGATCGACGTCACGCGCATCCGTGACCACGGCAATCATCCCCACGAATACGACGCCACCTGGCATGCGCGCCTCGCCGCGTGGATCGGTCGCCTGTTTCACCGGCATCACATCTGATGCGCGTTCCTTCTACGTTGCCGGCTAAACCATTCAAACAATAATCCGCGCCGGCAACGCCCCACGCAGCGCATTGCAGAGTAGCAGCGCTTGCGCATTCAACACATCTTCCCGAGTCAGCACCCGTTCGCCGGCTTGCATGTCGGGATCGTCCAGCAGCACACCACGCATCACGCCCGGCAACACGCCCGACGACAACGGCGGCGTCCACCAGCGGCCATCCAGCATCACGAAAATGTTTGACCGGCCGCCCTCGGTCAGCTCGCCGCGTTCGTTGAAGAACAACGTGTCGAACGCATCGTGCGATTCGGCTTCGCGCCAGCCACGATCGTATTCCGCGCGCCGCGTTGTCTTGTGCAGCAGCAGCGGATCGGTTGCCTGCATCGTCGCGAAACCGTGATCGGGGCCGAGCAGCACGCCGACCACGTCTTCCGTCAGCGGCACGAGCGGCGCAAACGTGATTTCCGCCGCGCCAGCCTTGTCCAGCGTCAGCCGCATCCGGTGCGGCGTGGCGTTGCGCAGCGCCGCGCATTGCGCGACGAGCTGCGCGCGCACGCTCTCTTCGTCAAACGCGAAGCCTAGCCACCGGGCACTATGGCCAAGCCGCGCGAGATGCCGGTCGAAATGCCGCGCGCCGCCTTCACGCGTCGCATACATCGTTTCGAATAGCTGGAAGCCCGGGTCGGCTTCCGTCAGGAAACGCGCTTTCAATTTGCACTCCGCGTATTCGTCCTGCGCCACGCTATCGAGCACGATGCCCGCGCCGATGCCCATTTCGCCATGCCGTGCGCCGTCCGGTGTGACGGCGCCGAGCGTCAGCGTGCGGATCGCCACCGACAGACAAAAATCGCCGCACTGCTTGCCGACTGTCTCGCCGAGATCTGGCTGCGCGTCGAGCCAGCCGATTGCGCCCGTGTACAGCCCGCGCGGCGTGGACTCGAGTTGCTCGATCAACTGCATGGTCTTGTGCTTGGGCGCGCCCGTGATCGAGCCGCACGGAAACAGCGCGCGCAGCACCTCGGCAAACGACGTGCGCGGCTGCAACGTCGCCGTCACGGTCGACGTCATCTGCCACAACGACTGATACGGCTCGATCGAAAACAGCGCGGGCGTTTTCACCGTGCCGGTTTCCGCGATCCGCGACAGATCGTTGCGCAGCAGATCGACGATCATCACGTTTTCCGCGCGGTTCTTCGGGTCGCTGGCAAGGAACTCGGCAGCCGCGCGATCCTGCTGCGCGTCCGACGAACGCGGCGCGGTGCCCTTCATTGGCCGTGTGCGCAGCGAAGCGCCCTTCTTCTCGACGAACAGCTCCGGCGAGCACGACACGACCCAGCGGTCGTCGGGCAATGCGATCAGCGCGCCGTAGTGAACCGACTGCCGCGCGCGCAGCCGCCGGAATAGCGCGGCGGGCGTGCCGAACACGTCGAAATATAGCCGGTAGGTGTAGTTGATCTGATAGGAGTCGCCGGCGCGCAGCGCGTCGTGAATCGCGCCGATGGCCTGCGTGAACTGCGTTTCGTCGACGCTCGCATGAACGCCGCCGATGCCCGCCACAGAAGGCTCGACGGCCGCGCTGTCGTAGAGCGCGAGCCATGTGTCGACCTCGTCGCGCGACATCTTCCGGCACGTCTCGAACAATAAAAAACGCAGCGTGCCACTCGCACGCTGCGTCTTCTGCTGCAAAGCCTGTCCAAATTCGTAGTCGGCCAGCACGACGGCGAACAGCCCGCTATCGATATCAGCCGAAGCCGCCTCGCAGACGGCGTCCAGCTGCGCGCGGTCGGTGCAAACGTGCTCGCGACGAAACCCCGTGTACAGCCGGCTCGAACAGCGACTCGTAGTCGAGTCGCAGTCGTCCAGCAACGCGAACACGGAGCTTCCTTCGTGAGCCGCTGTTTCCTGAGCCGCCATGCATGCCGCCAACTTCAGAACGCGTTAATCGAAAAAGCTCTTGACGCGGTCGAACCAGCTTTTGCTCTGCGGGCTATGACGCGCGCCGCCTTCCACAAGCGACTTCTCGAACTGCTGCAGCAGGTCGCGCTGCGAATCCGTGAGCTTGACGGGCGTTTCCACCTGAACATGCACGTATAGATCACCCGCGATGCTCGAACGCAAACCCTTGATGCCCTTGCCGCGCAACCGGAACGTCTTGCCCGACTGCGTGCCTTCCGGCACTGTAAAGCTCGCGCGGCCAGCAAGCGTCGGCACTTCGATCTCGCCGCCCAGCGCCGCCTTCGTGAACGGAATCGGCATCTGGCAATGCAGATCGTCGCCGTCGCGCTCGAATACAGCGTGCGCCTTGATGTGAATCTCGACGTACAGGTCGCCCGACGGACCGCCGTTGATGCCCGGCTCGCCGTTGCCAGCCGAACGGATGCGCATGCCGTCGTCGATGCCCGCCGGAATCTTCACTTCCAGCGTCTTGGTTTCCTTGGTCTTGCCCGCGCCGTGGCAGTGCGTGCAAGGCTCGGGGATGTAGGTGCCCGTGCCGTGACACTTCGGACACGTCTGCTGGATGCTGAAGAAGCCTTGCGACATCCGCACCGCGCCCGAGCCGTTACAGGTCGGACAGGTTTCCGGCTTCGTGCCCGGCTTGGCGCCCGAACCGTGACAGATTTCACACGACGCCCAGCTCGGCACGCGGATCTGCGTGTCGTAGCCGTGCGCAGCCTGCTCGAGCGTGATTTCCATGCTGTAGCGCAGATCGGCGCCGCGATACACCTGCGGGCCGCCGCGGCCGCCGCGGCCACCGGCTGCTGCCTGGCCGAAGATGTCGCCGAAGATGTCGCCGAATGCATCGGCAAAACCGCCGAAACCCTGGGCGCCCGCACCCGCCATGTTCGGATCGACGCCAGCGTGGCCGTACTGGTCGTACGCTGCACGCTTTTGCGAATCCGACAGCATTTCATAGGCTTCCTTCACCTCTTTGAAATGCTCTTCCGCATCCTTGTTGCCCGGATTGCGGTCAGGGTGGTGCTTCATCGCGAGCTTGCGATAAGCCTTCTTGATTTCGTCGTCGCTCGCGTTCTTTGCAACGCCCAGAATCTCGTAGTAATCCCGTTTCGCCATATCGGTTCAACGCCATCCGCGCAGTGCGGCGCGGCGGCTCCTCTTGAATGCTGGAGTCTCGCGACTCGTAAGGCTCTGGCCTCGACCGCAATTACGGGTCAAAAGCCGCGCCCTCCATAAAACAAATGTGCCCGGAGAGCCGAAAGGCTCGCCAGGCGCGTGATCGGTTCAGACGCCGTGGAGGCGCTCAACCCTTTGCAGCCGGGCTGCGCACGGATGACATGCGCAGCCTTGCGGTCAGATAGCAACCCGGCTTAGTCCTTCTTCACTTCCTTGAACTCGGCGTCGACGACGTCGTCGGCCTGCTGGCTTTGGCCCGCTGCCGCTGCTTCCGCACCGGCTGCGCCCGCACCTGCCGCGCCCGCTGCACCTTGCGCCTGCATGTCGGCGTACATCTTTTCGCCGAGCTTCTGCGACGCCGTTGCAACCGTCTCGATCTTGGCTTCGATCGCTGCCTTGTCGCTCGAGCCGCTCTTCAGCGTTTCTTCGAGATCCTTCAGCGCGGCTTCGATCTTTTCCTTCTCGCCCGCGTCCAGCTTGTCGCCGTACTCGGTGAGCGCCTTCTTCGTGCTGTGGACCAGCGCATCGCCCTGGTTGCGGGCGTCGGCCAGTTCACGCAGCTTGTGATCTTCTTCCGCGTTCGCTTCCGCGTCCTTCACCATCTTTTCGATTTCGGCTTCCGACAGACCCGAGTTCGCCTTGATCGTGATGCGGTTTTCCTTGCCCGTCGCCTTGTCCTTCGCGCCGACGTGCAGAATGCCGTTCGCGTCGATGTCGAAGCTCACTTCGATCTGCGGCACGCCGCGCGGTGCGGGCGGAATGCCTTCCAGGTTGAACTCGCCCAGCAGCTTGTTACCCGCCGCCATTTCGCGCTCGCCCTGGAACACCTTGATCGTCACGGCGCCCTGATTGTCGTCCGCCGTCGAATACACCTGGGCGTGCTTGGTCGGGATCGTGGTGTTCTTGTTGATCATCTTCGTCATCACGCCGCCGAGCGTTTCAATGCCCAGCGACAGCGGCGTCACGTCCAGCAGCAGCACGTCCTTGCGGTCGCCCGACAGCACCTGGCCTTGAATCGCCGCGCCGACAGCAACGGCTTCGTCCGGGTTCACGTCGCGGCGCGGGTCCTTGCCGAAGAACTCCTTGACCTTCTCCTGCACCTTCGGCATACGCGTCTGGCCGCCGACGAGAATCACGTCGTCGATTTCGCCGACCTTCACGCCCGCATCCTTGATCGCGACGCGGCACGGCTCGATGGTGCGCTCGATCAGGTCTTCGACCAGCGCTTCCAGCTTGGCGCGCGTGATCTTCAGGTTCAAGTGCTTCGGACCCGATGCGTCCGCCGTGATGTACGGCAGGTTGATTTCCGTCTGCTGACCCGACGACAGTTCGATCTTCGCCTTTTCAGCCGCTTCCTTCAGGCGTTGCAGCGCGAGCACGTCCTTCGACAGATCGACGCCTTGCTCTTTCTTGAACTCGCCGATGATGTAGTCGATGATGCGCTGGTCGAAGTCTTCACCGCCGAGGAACGTGTCGCCGTTCGTCGACAGCACTTCGAACTGCATTTCGCCGTCCACGTCCGCGATTTCGATGATCGAGATGTCGAACGTGCCGCCGCCCAGGTCGAACACCGCGATCTTGCGGTCGCCCTTTTCAGCCTTGTCCAGACCGAACGCGAGCGCAGCCGCCGTCGGTTCGTTGATGATCCGCTTCACGTCCAGACCGGCGATGCGGCCTGCGTCCTTCGTAGCCTGACGCTGGCTGTCGTTGAAGTACGCCGGGACCGTGATGACGGCTTCCGTGACCGTCTCGCCGAGATAGTCTTCGGCCGTTTTCTTCATCTTGCGCAGCACTTCGGCGGAAATCTGCGACGGCGCGAGCTTTTGCCCATGCGCTTCGACCCAGGCGTCGCCGTTGTCGTGCTTAACGATCTTGTAGGGCATCAGGCCGATGTCCTTCTGCACTTCTTTTTCTTCGAAGCGGCGGCCGATCAGGCGCTTGACCGCGTACAGCGTGTTCTTCGGGTTGGTAACCGATTGACGCTTGGCAGGCGCGCCGACCAGGACTTCGTTGTCGTCCATGTAAGCGATGATCGACGGCGTGGTGCGTGCACCTTCCGAATTCTCGATCACCTTGACCTGATTGCCTTCCATCAGCGCCACGCACGAATTGGTGGTGCCGAGGTCGATGCCGATGATTTTGCCCATTTTTACTAATCTCCTGACTTTGATCGCTGCGGGCATCGCTGGCTGACCCATCCGGCCACCGGGCGTCCCGCCCCTGAATTTCATCCTGCACTCAACATAAGTGCAGTCGCATCGTTTTCAAGACCCTTAATGCGATACGGTCATTAAATTTTTTCAATCGGCCTAGGCGCCGATTGGACCCGCTCACCCTGCGCCCGCCGCCCCTGCTCCGGGCGGGTCTACGCTGGCCGCGCGGATTTTCTCACGCGCCGCGGCGACTGCCGCTTCGAATTGCGCCAGTCCATGCCAGCCCGTCGCCCGCCCGAGGCGCTTGCCCCGGTGAAAGAAGAACCACGTCGGCACGCCATGCAGCACAAAGCGCCGGCCCAGTTCGCGATGCTCGTACACATTGCTGTGAAACCAGCGCAGGCCGAGCGCACGGATCGCGTCCGGCTGCGCGAGCATCGCCTTCTTTGCGATTTCGCAGTTGAAGCAGTCCAGCCCCCAGAAGAACACCACGGCCAGATCGTCGCCCGCCGACTGGATGCCGGCATCGAAGGTATCGGCCGTGAGTGCCTGCATGTCGAAGACCGCGAACGCGGTGCTGTCGACGGGAATGCTGGCCATTACGATACGAGCGCCGCTTACTTCGGGGCCGCGACCGTGACCAGCGCCGGACGCAGCACGCGGTCGGCGAT
The DNA window shown above is from Paraburkholderia sp. PGU19 and carries:
- a CDS encoding AI-2E family transporter; protein product: MQQNSPILTPYQRRAFIWLAIALAVGILLWLLSPVLTPFLLGAILAYILQPGVAWMTRRRVPRGIAALLMILFFALIVTLLGLLVLGVIQKEVPQLKQQVPSFFSHLHGWLQPKLALLGIIDPLDFASIRDVVMGQLEGSAQTVVLYAWTSIRTSSNVMITVVGNVVMVPLVLFYLLYDWNAMLARLRGFIPRRFFAKTIHLARDMDHMLSQYLRGQLLVMGVLAVFYAAALYIAGFEIALPVGIFTGLAVFIPYIGFATGLALALLAALLQFGDWYGFGAVAVIYGIGQILESFFLTPRLVGERIGLHPLAVIFALLAFGQLFGFFGVLLALPVSAILSVAFRELRQSYLSSSLYKN
- the hda gene encoding DnaA regulatory inactivator Hda — its product is MSRQLTLDLGTPPPSTFDNFFAGANAELVTRLRELDVALAAGPVADRTFYVWGETGSGRTHLLEALVHEAPPGHARYAGPQSSLAAFDFDPAVALYAVDDCDRLSGAQQIAMFNLFNEVRAHPTSALVAAGNAAPMGLDVREDLRTRLGWGLVFHVAPLADDGKAAVLKRAARERGINLADDVPAYLLTHFRRDMPSLMALLDALDRFSLEQKRAVTLPLLRTMLASPDGASTAGGTVDAPRRAAAQASSSASSKIVPHG
- a CDS encoding HAD family hydrolase translates to MANLALFDLDHTLIPTDSDHEWGRFMVKLGIVEAESFARENDRFFADYKAGKLDIHAYLVAMLTPLAKYPRSQLKTWHDQYMHEVIKPAIVPAAMELVRKHRDAGDLCCMVTATNEFITAPIAEVFGVEKLIACEVETIDGHPASDYTGYPKGTPSYREGKIVRTEEWLASIGKTWSDFERSYFYSDSHNDIPLLEKVTDPIATNPDDTLRAHAQKHGWRILELFQPS
- the pcnB gene encoding polynucleotide adenylyltransferase PcnB, translating into MIKKLIRKLFGQDAEPADEVTPPAEADDYAVPEERAHTSRAPRTSSKGGAASSKGGTRRKPASAAVPEPDAPVIISSDIHGIDPSLISRNAIRVTEGLQQGGFRAFIVGGAVRDLLLGIAPKDFDVATDATPEQVQKLFRRARIIGRRFQIVHVQFGQEIIETSTFRALVDAPPADADAPPPRRLKRDELDRRTHAVDASGRVLRDNVWGEQHEDATRRDFTVNAMYYDPATQTVLDYHNGMADVRARLLRMIGDPATRYREDPVRMLRVVRFAAKLDFDIDEATRAPITELADLINNVPAARLFDEMLKLLLSGHALACLQRLRKEGLHHGLLPLLDVVLEQPHGEKFITLALNNTDARVRAGKPVSPGFLFATLLWHDMQQRWQQYEANGEFPVPALHRAMDDVLDMQTEKLAIHKRFSSDMREIWGLQHRLEKRSGRSALKLLEHQRFRAGYDFLLLRCESGELDESVGSWWTEFIEGDIAAREALLAQGGKDRAPRKRRRRSNSRNRSKQGDGMEGGTASGNRAADDASHDSPHED
- the folK gene encoding 2-amino-4-hydroxy-6-hydroxymethyldihydropteridine diphosphokinase: MTVAYLGLGANLGDARQTLKDAVVCLAQQHTVTVLAKSSLYRTAPIDAGGDDYLNLVVKLDTTLPVRHLLALCHKIEHHFGRERPFRNAPRTLDLDILLFGEHAIDEPDLIVPHPRMTERAFVLVPLVEIEPALIIPQRGRADAFLAAVADQRIEKMKSPCQCVAPNPADAIRTDDTRNDTPKGGCP
- a CDS encoding deoxynucleoside kinase; translated protein: MSAPPLTVTAPHLRPPHGYLTIEGPIGVGKTSLARRLAQRWSMHELFERPQDNPFLERFYRDTSRYALPAQLSFALQRAQQVQDISALRTSGTPLITDFMTQKNDIFARLTLQDDEYPLYRALAAKLDVPGPSPDLIIYLQASPEVLFSRIQKRAVPMELQISDAYLRSLCDAYNDFFYHYDGAPVLTVSAEHLNPLESDADLALLVERIETMRGRKEFFVKGGTL
- the panB gene encoding 3-methyl-2-oxobutanoate hydroxymethyltransferase → MTYLQETSRSAVTVPKLQAMREAGDKIVMLTCYDASFAALLDRAGVDSLLIGDSLGNVLQGQSTTLPVTIDEIAYHTTCVARAKPSALIVADMPFGTYGTPADAFTNAVKLMQAGAQMVKLEGGEWLADTVRFLVERAVPVCGHVGLTPQSVHAFGGFKVQGKTEAGAAQLLRDSRAMQDAGAQLLVMEAMPTLLAAEVTKQLRIPTIGIGAGVECSGQVLVLHDMLGIFPGKRPRFVKDFMQGQPSILAAVEAYVRAVKDGTFPGPEHTF